The window TGGATCATGAGTAACCGTTATAAGAGCGACTTTTGACAAAAGATTACCTCTCTCTCACATCTATATGCACTGCAAACAATATTCCCATATACCTGTATTCAATCGTTATCACCTCAGGTATTTCGTTTCCAATTACCCGAATTCCATAGTGCTTTATGACTTCTCTGTCTTTTTGATCATATAGGATTCGAAGTTTCTCAGTAGATAACTTTGGATGCACAGCCAATTCCTTTATAGGGTGATAAGTAATGTTGGGATCTTCATCCAAACCACTGCCAATGACTAAGTGATTAGATCTACTTACACCTAATTCATGTATAGGTGGTTCTTTCCCATTGACCAGTGCATTTTGCAAAAAGACATCTGAGGATCCTTTATTAACGATTTCAATTACCTTTTTCCACTCATTATCAGCATAAGAACTAAAGCCTGATACCATTAGTGGTGGATGAGCTTTTATATATAAATATCTGCCTACAAATATATTAAGAAAAATGATAACGAAAATGATAAGCCTTTTCCTCAAAACAACACCTTCTCTTTAAGTAAGATTCTTACTTAGCACCGAGAGTACCCACGACAGGATTCCAAAACAAATCCCTACAAACAGGAGCCCAACCCCACCCCAAAGTTGGAAGGGGCCACTACCGAAATGGCTAAATGGATAAGGTCCATTGATAATCCAAATGTACCGATTTGAATCTCCATGGATGAACCAGTAAAGAAAGAACGGACTTATTAAAGAAATGAAAGTAAGACCTAGGAAAAGTGAGGATAGTAGTTTAAGTATAATTTTGATGGTTTCCCCTCCTCCTTGATATCGCTATTTATTCCTAAGATATGAGTCGAACTAGTTTTTCATTAAAAACGTAATCCACTAATTCATCTAAGCTTCCTTCAACTTTGACGGCTTCTGGTACATGATAAAAGGTACTAGTAGTCTCGAGGTTATCAACTTCGCCGTTCGGTGAGTACAGGTAAACCGTTTTCCCTAATGCCAAGGCAATTCCGATTTCCACATGGGTCCCTTTTCCACCAGGTAAAAGGGCAATGAAGAAATCTGCTTCCATGACGGCTTCTTTCTCTTTTAATCCAATTTCCCTTAAATCTTCGAAAGTGGAGGCCCTGCTGTTTTGTGTCCAATCATATGTATGTACGTAACCCTTTTCCTTTAGCTGATGGCTAACATATCTTACGGCCTCTACATTTTTGAAGCTTGATGCTACATAAAATTTAGATTTAGATTTATTGTAAAACTCTTCCTTCAGTAAGCTAAACATATATAAATCATCAAACTTTCCTAGAGAAAACTCATAGTTTCTAAGAAGCCCTTCATTTGTAAAACCATATTTTTTCACTAGCTTTGTAGAGGCTGTATTTGGAGGTTCGATTAAGGCTTGAATCCTTTCAAGGTTCATGTGTTCGAATCCGTATTGAAGAATGGCCACTAATGCCTCACCTGCAATCCCTTGTCCCCAGAAGCTTCGATGTAACTCATAGCCAACATCTGCACGCTTGTGTTGATGAACCACATTTAGAAAGCCCACACTCCCAATGACCTCGTCCTTCCCTTTTAAGGTGATCCCCCATCTAATTCCCGTTTTATTTTCAAAGATAGATTGGTACCACGATATTTCACTTCGAACATCTTCTAGCGACGTAGCCGGTTCAAGTCCATAATACTTCATTACTTCTGTGTCCGATAAATATGTGAAAATTTGATTCTCATCACTAAAATCTATTTTTCTTAATTGAAGTCTTTCCGTTTCTAGAACTGGAAATTTCTCAAAAACATTTGTCATCTTTCATTGCTCCTTCGTGCTGTTAATTTTCTTTAGTTCCAAAATCCAACCAATAAAACCAAACAATCCACCTACCGCAAAGATTAGTGGAATAAATGAAAAGCTCTCTGTAAGGAGCCGTATCAGTCCTACTGTACATAAGAGTACCCCACAGATTATGCTGAGAATAGCTCTAAACTTACTGCTCACTTGGAATCCTCTCCTTGTCTACTAACGATCGACCAATTAAACTTGCAGATACAGGTTTCTTTCCCATTTCACGTGACCATACAGACAATTGCCCTATATGATGAATTTCGTGCGCAATAATATGTCGCATGACTTCCCCCCATGTATGAGTCTCAACTGTACCATCAGGTTCAGGAAGTTTTAACAATCTATTTTCGAAACTCGGTTCCCATTCGCGGACAAATACCTCTACCTCTTGTCTGTACTTTGCATCTAGCCCTCTAATTTTTTCAAGACTATTAAACTCTTCAAAATCCTCCAGACCAGCCGGTTTGCCTTGAAGAATCATCATCCAGCTCCATTCCACATCAGCAATATGAAAAAGAGTCTTTAGAATTCCACCTACACCACCTGTTCTAGGTTGTAATAACTCTTGTTCATTGACACTCTCACACCACTGGTACCACTCGTCACGTACCATCCAGTTGTATTGGAATAAAGTTTTCATTGGGGTTCCTCCTTATAGATAATTTTTAAAAATGGCACCGCAAGCTTTGGGAATTGCACCTTCAAACCCGGAATTGCACCTTCAAACCCGGAATTGCACCTTCAACCTTCGGAATTGCACCTTCAACCTTCGGAATTGCACCTTCAACCTTCGGAATTGCACCTTCAACCTTCGGAATTGCACCTTCAGCCTCGGAATTGCACCTTCAATCTCAGAAATGCACCTTCAACCTCGGTATTGTACCTTCAAACCCGGAATTGCACCTTCAGCCCCAGAATTGCACCTTCAATCCCGGAATTGCACCTTCAGCCCCAGAATTGCACCTTCAATCCCAGAATTGCACCTTCAGCCCCGGAATTGCACCTTTAACCTCAGATTGGACCACTCTCCCTACCTATCCTTCCTGCACACAACAATCATCTGATAACTATCAGCACTAATTGGTGTCTCGTTCCAATCTTTATAAAGATGTAAAATCTCAAACCCGTGTGCCTCAAGTAGCCTCTCCATCTCTTTAGGAAACACATATCTCAAACGAATGTTGGTCCGCTTTTCTTCTAGAATATTTCCGTTATGATCTAGAAATTTTCGAATGGTGACGTAGTGCTGGATTTGTTCAAGCGAATCATAGGTACTGATGGTGAAAACATCCACTTTTTCTTCAGTGTTTGGATCGACATAGCTTCTCCAGTACTCTTCCGTACTTGGTTGCAACAATTCCTCAGTAGAAGGAAACCTTGTCCCAAATATAAACACTCTACCCATTTCAAGGTGTCTATTCACAGATGCTAGTAATCCATCTTGATCCTCGTTCGTCAAAAAATGCTGAAATGAATTTCCGACGGAGTATATCAGCTGGCTTTTTTTATCCAAATGGAAATCAGTACAGTCTTGTTGGACCCAATCAATATCTAGATTTTGCTCCAGCGACTTCTTCCGAGCAGCCTCCAGCATTTTCCCATGTACATCTACACCTATAAGAGAAAACCCATCCCTCGCTAATTTAATAGTTGCTCTCCCAGTGCCACAAGCAATATCTATAATCGTACCGCTTTGTTTTGTCGCCCATTTTTTTAAGAAATCGATATCATCCATAAAACTATCATTTTCATGATCATATAATGATGGATCTTCATACTCTTCAAAGTTGTCTTTATTCATCGTGATCTCCTTATCTCTGTAAAAATTCAGCTAGTATCTCTCTCAACTCATTATCCTTTTGTAACCAAATGTAGTGTTCGGCTCCTTTCACTTCAACATAACTTGAATTGGAAATTAAATTGGCAAGTTGTTGAATGGGCCAGGCTGGTCGTATATCATTCTCTGCCCAGACAAACAGAGTTGGAATTCTAAACTCGGATAAGTTCTTTAAAAGATGAGGACTTTTTATAAATCGTCGCCATGAATCAATGAGAGTCCGATGAACGACTTTATTATGGGGGAAATCAAAGTGTGGCATGGCCTCGCTGACTTCATTCTTGTTTCGGTTGTACACCTCTTTCCAATCACGGTCATTCTGTATACCCGTGCCTGATATTGAAACGAACTTGTCAACTGCATTAGGATAAAGTAAAGAATAGGCTAAACCAACATCGGCACCCCATGAATGACCGATTACAGTCCATTTTGAATATCCATATGCTTCTCTAATTATTTCCAAGTCTCCTAGACAAACTTCCAAATCATACCCAACACCATCAAAACTAGACCTACCACAGCCTCTTGGATCAAACATAATGACTTCACATGTTTCATCTATTAAACTAGCAACTGGCTCCAAATAATTTGCAGTCCCTGGCCCTCCACTAATCAGGATTACGGGAGTCCCCTTTCCTTGTTTATATGTCCATATTTTGGCACTTTCCAATTGAATATATCTTTCCATTGGCTTCTCCTCTTAGAAATACGGTAATATTACTGCCTTTTCAATTTCTCCTGCTTCGTTCTTCCAAACATACACAATAGGGTGGTTCAACTCTTCAATCTTCCCTTTGAACTCAACCTTGTCGTAATTCATAAAAAACCGAAAGATCCATATTCCCTTTACTTTGAAGCTTTCTGTAACAGGTTCACAGGGAATTGGTGCATAACTTGCATCATGTTTTTTAAAAACTGGCGAGCTTATACATAATTTAGAACCATCTTCTATTTCGGTTGCTCGTCCAACTACATCCGAAGTAAATAATCTACCAATATCCAAAACTAACCAAAGAAGTACAACCGTGATAATAATAGTTACAATTCTTTTCATGATTACCCTCCGCCATTAAAGAATCAGTTAATGTGGCTAAAGTAGTTGGTTCTAGCATACTAAATGTTCCAAATCTTGTCACTTTTAGTAGGCAATTCAAGGAATAATTAAGGGAAATGTTTCGGAGGTTAAGGATTGCTTACAAATAGTTGTGATTTCCAAGAGTAATTTAACAATTTTTTACAAAAAACTTCTCAGAAAAATAGGTTTCTAAGAGTTTTCTTGCATTTATTGGAAAAAACTCTCAAAAGTATACATTTCCGAGAGTTTTTTCCATACTTTAACAAAAAGCTAACAAAAAGAAGTAGTTATTCTGCATTTTAAAATCTTTATAGATGACATTGCTGTTCTAAAATCAAAGGTATTTCCGCCAAACCCTCCACAATATAATCTGCGTTTATACTCTTATCCCAGTACTCATCCCTTTTCCAAATCCCTCTCATTCCAACCTCTTGAGCAGCCTTTACATCATTTATAGGATGATCACCAACAAACAAACATTCATTTGCTTCGACTCCTAGTTTACGAAGTGCTCTATGAAAAATCCTTGGATCCGGCTTTTTCAGCCCTTCCCATTCAGACACTAAGAGCGTCTCGAAATATTTCTCAATACCAAGGGCACGAATGTTATCCATCTGAAACTGGCCAAAACCATTTGTAATGATGCCAAGCAAAACATTCTGTCTCTTTAATTCCTCTATCGACCGAATGAGGTTTGGAAAAGGCACACAGCAAGACTTGAAATTCTCTAAATAATCCTCGAGTAGCTCTTCCCAGGTTATATCGGTTATATTAAATTCTTGGATTAACTGCCGATACACTTTGTCTTTCCACACGTAACCGCGGCCATCTAATTCTATGAATCTTTTTATGTATACGTTCTTCGCCACATGGCCAACCCATTTATGTAATCGATGATATTGGAATTCAATGAACTTTTTCACGGAAGCGTCCCGATCTAACAACGTCCCATCTAAATCAAAGAGAACAGCTCGTATCAATTCTGCAAACACTCCTTAAAGAGACTTTGACATATCCAACATGTTCGAAAAACCCAGTTTTTCATAAACCTCTCTAGCCTTTGTACTTGACCATAATCGAGCTCGATGTGCACCCTTTTCTTTCAACCATACACAAACTTCATCGACTAGCTTCGCTGCCAACCCCTTATTTCGATGCTGTTTTTCAGTATACACAGCTATTACCCATCCAAAAGGGGTTTGTTCTTCAGCAAGAGGGAAGGCATATTCTGTTCGTAAAAGTCCACCAGCACAAGCAACGATCTGATTATCCTGATCAACCACTACTCTAAACATCAGTTTTCCCGCTTCCCATTCTTTTTCAAATAAAGCTTTTACTCGTTTATGTCTTTCAGTATCTGGCTTTGGCACCCCGTCTATCTCTGCCATTTCGCTTGCCATCTGGTACCAATAATCAGCCATGAATCCTAACTCTTCTCTTTTGGCCCATTTAGTAATATACATGACCTACTCCTTTTCTAGCTTTAGATTTGGATTCTTATAGAAATAGTTGTAGAAATGCCAAAGCATCTGCTCAAAGCAGACGCTCTACTCCATTCATATTATCTATAATTGTTATGAATCGGTGTAAACAAATCATCCCCGCTATTGCGTACTAATGAAAAATTATCTACATTATCATGTCCATGAAGAATTGCATTATGATGATTGATGACTTGTTCTGCTGATAAGATTTTGGTATCGGTAGTCGAATGTCCATCACCTACGAGAGTCACATCTAATCCATGTGTAGTCGCTGCCCGAACGGCTGAGTCAATACAATGTTCTGTTTTACACCCCATAATAACAACATGTTCAACAACCTGTTTTTGTAAAAGTTCTAACAAAGAAGTCCCATAAAAAGCATTGGTTGATTGTTTGTCAATGATATGTGCCGTTGGTGGAACTGTAATGGACGAGTGAATTTGAAATCCATTTCCACGACCTTGAGCCACATCTAAATCCCTTACAAAAACAATCAGAACATCAGATTCTATCGCCATATTGACCACTCTGTTGATAGTAGACAATAGGTTCTCCTTATTAAAGACACTATTCTCTTCTAGAGTCCCATCCACTAAGTCTTGTTGAGCATCAATAACTAGTAAAGCTTGGTTCATAGCAAAACCCCTTTTTCTTTTATTTTTTGCTTATTACTACTTCTATTTGTTACAAAAAAGAACTTTATCTCTTCGACAATACATTTGCCTAAAACATTAGTCGTAATTTTCCACTTCTTGGTTACTAGTAGTTATTTATTCTTTTCCCTCGTCCATTCACATGTTTTACCCTGTATGGACGTTATAATTTCCATAATCAATTCATATACCTCAATTAACTTGTCCGGACAAATCCAGAGTGATTGATCGTTAGGAGTATGAAGAATGTCAGATACACCATTACAATTAAAAGGAATACTCGGTACCCCATTTGAAAAGAAGGTAAAATGATTACTAGCATACCAAGGATTGTTCCATTCAACAGATGGAAAATTGCTTTTAATGCTTTTTAATAATTGTTCCAACTCACTAGAACCAGCCATTAAGGTTAAATTATTAGTCCCTATTGTCTGTCCTACTCCATCAACGTTAATCGCTACAATGGCTTGATCCAAGCTGTCTTGGTAATCATTTAGATATACTTGATCGCCAAGACCTAAGTATTCTTCTGAACTAAAAGCAATACATTCAAAACTAGTATCTAAGCCACTTCGGTGGGCTAATTCCTCAGCAAGCAAAAGCATGACCGATACCCCAGAACCATTATCAAACGCACCATTTGTATCAAATACCGTATCGTAATGCGCAGTCAAAATGATTTTTTCTGGACGTTTCCCCTCAATCCTACCGATGACATTTCTCGTTTTCCCTGGGATCCTGTTACTTTTAATCAATACCGTTAATGCGTCAGTGTGGTTTTTAACTTTCACCCCTAGCTCAGGTGTAATCGTAATTGAAGGAATTTTAAAATCCCAGTCACTAAAAATAGGCAGATCACTACCCTTTTCCATTCGCACTGTAATGACAGCTGCCGGATTTTTCTCTTCTAACAAACGTATAACTTCCTGGTGATGCTCTGGATTGTATATGGAGAACCCCTTTGGTACATAGTTTTCTTTAGATAACTCTCCATATAAAAATACAATCTTACCTGTTAGGTTCGATGACAGTCTAAGCTCTTCTAGCGTGCAAAGTGGAATAACCTCAGCAGCTGCATGACACGGCTCTGAAAATGTATTCACTCTTACTTCATGTTTATCTCCGTTCATTAGGATATAGGCTTCCTCTACCTCCCAATTTGGAACCTCGAACTCTTGTAATTCTACTTCTAACCCTGCAGTACGAAAAACATCTTCTATGTATTCAGCTGCTTGGTGATTTTCCTTACTTCCAACGGGTCTTGATCCAATTTCATGAGTTATCTTTTGTAAATGTAGATTGATTCTATCTTGTAAAGATTGCATGATTTACCTCCAGATTTTGAGATACCTGCTGAAACAAATTATCTGCTCTTCTCCCAAACTTAGTTTGAAGATTAACAATCTCCGAAACTAAGTTTAGCTTATCTGGCTCAATCGGCTTCACTTTTGGTTCAGCCAGTAGCTTGATTAACTTTGGAACTTCCCAAAAACTTCTGCATGCAAATGAAAGATAATACGAGTACATAGGGATAGTTGTATCTCCTCTCCATCCCGCTTCCCCTAATCCTTCAACATAATGAGAGAATAGTAGTTCCATATATTCTTCAGCCCGATCAATAGGGATATCATCCTGACTTAAAGCAACTCCAAATAGCTTTCCAAGTTCTTCCCCTACACTGGAAATACTAAGGTACTGCCAGTCAATCAACTTAAAGTTTTCACCATTCGGATCCATGTACATATTTTGCTGACTTAAATCCTGATGGGAAAGAACTTGTGGCAGTTTTTTCAACATATCTAAATGCTTGTCCAAGTTCTGATTCAGGAGCTTGTAAGCACTCCAAATGTCCTCTGTTTCCTCTTCAACAAAGGGTAAAAATTCTTCCGGATTACTTGCATACATCTTACACCCATCAATCCAGGACTCTAGCCAATTTTGACAAATCCATTCTTGCATAGGAACGAGTTTTCCCGTTAGATAAGCTCCATGAAAAATTCCTAATTTCTTCGCAACGCTTGCAAACTGCGATTCAGTCCACTTCCCAGAGTTATCCTCCTTCAGCTCCTCTAACCAAATCCAAATGGAATCCTCCCTTACTTCTTCCACTGCATAGCACTTTGGAGTTCGAATTACGGTCGGTAGGTCTGATAATAGACCCGACTGATACACCAATGCCTCACGCTTCCAGTAATTATGATGCTGGGTATCATCCTTCTCTTCACTTTCAGGTTGAATTACCTTTACAACTAATGACCATGGAACCTCTTCTCCCATTACATCTGCTAAACCCGACAAACGAAAAATCCCTTTTGTTGTAAAATTAACAGTCCTAGATGACATTGCTTCTATCTTCCAAGTTTTTATTTGAAAATCAATTGTTTCTAAGATTCCAGATACACAAGTATGTAAAGTCTCTTTGTTTACTTCTATTTGCAGCAAGGATCCTCCCTCTTTTCTCATTGGATATTGTTTCGTGGCGGACTTAGGTTCCGCTATTTCCATAAATTCAGCCGTTTTGGGGGAGTTCGCGGACACAGATGACCTTATTTCACCATTTTCGCCAAAAAACACCTCTGATTTCACCGAATAACGGAACGTCTGTCCGCTTACTGCAAAAAAAGGGCTAATTTTTGGTGATTAACGGAACCTGTGTCCGTTCCCCTATCAAAATTAAGGAAGATACCTCTCGAAAATAAATACAACTTCACCATCACGCTCATAAAACTCCGCGAATCCAGCTTTTCCAACAAGCTCCTCCGTCTCAATTCGCATTGGTCTTAAATCACCTGCCCAATCTAGCCAATAAACAGGTACATCCTTAGATACTTTCAACTTCGTTGGCGTTTCTTCCTCATCTAAATGAAAACCATTCGGTGCATCTGGGTCTGGAACAAAATCAGCATATGTGACTTTTAACTCCAACTCATCCCCAATTAGGTTAACCTCATGAACTAAAGCTGTTCTTGAATCCGTTATTTCATGAATCAAATCCATCAAGATAGAGCTATTGATATCCGCACTTTCAGAGATATGTTCTAACCGCCTAATCATACCTTGCAGCTCCTCAATATCCGCGTCCTTACTTTGTAGAAGTTCCGCTTGTCTATGAATGGTTTCTTGCTGTTCTTGTGTTGTTTCTTCAAGTACATCCAAACGTTCTTCTAATTCGTCGAAACGATCTTTAAAGTCGTTAGTAGCCCCTTCATCACTACAGCCGCCTAATAAGAATAATAGAACCGCTATTGCCGTTACTGACACCACTCGCATTCTATAAATCTCCCCTTCTTAGAACAAATATCCACCGAACCACCATTCCATCAAAACCACTTAAAATTATCTCTGAACTATGAATCCTGTGCCTGCTTATTTTCATCACCTAATTTAACGATGTAATCTAATAGGAAATGTAATAAAATCAAGGGGAGGATCGAGTCTAATCCAATATAAAGAATAGAAAATATTACTCCTACAATCGCTGTTCTTGTAACTCCGACTATAAACCCTTGATAGGTGTGTGCCAAACCAAAAATAAGTGAGGCCACCACAATAACAACCCATATGGATAACTCAGGAAACAAATAGGTTAGAGCATAGATCAAGAATCCTCTATATATAATTTCTTCGGTTATACCAGCAGTCAAGGAAACATAGTTCCACAACTTTTTCTCCTTTTTCGAAACTGGTAGCATGACAGAAATACTAGAGTTCTCCCACTCTTTCGTTTTTTTATCTGTTAACTGCTTCTTCATTTTTTCACTAAAGTGGTAGCCAAGTATGTAATACAATATAAACAATAGACTTAAACTTCCCAACCCAAGTCCTACATATGTGACCCACGGTCCAAGTAACTCAGTATTAATGTTTGGAATCGAGAGCCCAATTTGACCCATTGTTAAATCAGTAAACAAAATCAGCAGCAAAATAAATAGGGTTGGCATCCATAACCCAATGATGGAGTTCACATAATATCGAACCCTTGCCCCATCGTCTATAACAACTTTTTTTAAAAACTTTTGGAAATCAAAATAACCGATAATAGGTTCATATACTAAAAGAAATACAAGCAATACCCAAAAGCCAATTACCATCTTATATCCCCTCTCTCCATTTCCATTTTAGCATTTTATTCCAATATCAGTATGTTATTATTCTTGAAAGTATGAAAAAAAAGAGCACCTATAAAAGGTACTCTCAGTTCCTCTAGAAAATCTCTTCCGCATCTTTAGGTATTTCCCTTACCCGCTTCAGATACTTCATCATATTCTGATCATCCTGCATTGGATACGTAAAGGAAAGCTGATCCGCCACCTCTGTACCCAGTTTCCTAAACAGCTCACAAGCTACAAATATAGAATCCCAGAAACTATCATAGTCACTGGTATAATAAGTTTTCTCATACATTTCCCAATAGTTTGTGGGAAGATGCTTTTTGAAATACTTTCCTAGTTTCCCGGGTGAAATGGAAAAATCATGCTGGGC of the Bacillus carboniphilus genome contains:
- a CDS encoding GNAT family N-acetyltransferase, with translation MTNVFEKFPVLETERLQLRKIDFSDENQIFTYLSDTEVMKYYGLEPATSLEDVRSEISWYQSIFENKTGIRWGITLKGKDEVIGSVGFLNVVHQHKRADVGYELHRSFWGQGIAGEALVAILQYGFEHMNLERIQALIEPPNTASTKLVKKYGFTNEGLLRNYEFSLGKFDDLYMFSLLKEEFYNKSKSKFYVASSFKNVEAVRYVSHQLKEKGYVHTYDWTQNSRASTFEDLREIGLKEKEAVMEADFFIALLPGGKGTHVEIGIALALGKTVYLYSPNGEVDNLETTSTFYHVPEAVKVEGSLDELVDYVFNEKLVRLIS
- a CDS encoding DinB family protein produces the protein MKTLFQYNWMVRDEWYQWCESVNEQELLQPRTGGVGGILKTLFHIADVEWSWMMILQGKPAGLEDFEEFNSLEKIRGLDAKYRQEVEVFVREWEPSFENRLLKLPEPDGTVETHTWGEVMRHIIAHEIHHIGQLSVWSREMGKKPVSASLIGRSLVDKERIPSEQ
- a CDS encoding class I SAM-dependent methyltransferase gives rise to the protein MNKDNFEEYEDPSLYDHENDSFMDDIDFLKKWATKQSGTIIDIACGTGRATIKLARDGFSLIGVDVHGKMLEAARKKSLEQNLDIDWVQQDCTDFHLDKKSQLIYSVGNSFQHFLTNEDQDGLLASVNRHLEMGRVFIFGTRFPSTEELLQPSTEEYWRSYVDPNTEEKVDVFTISTYDSLEQIQHYVTIRKFLDHNGNILEEKRTNIRLRYVFPKEMERLLEAHGFEILHLYKDWNETPISADSYQMIVVCRKDR
- a CDS encoding alpha/beta hydrolase, yielding MERYIQLESAKIWTYKQGKGTPVILISGGPGTANYLEPVASLIDETCEVIMFDPRGCGRSSFDGVGYDLEVCLGDLEIIREAYGYSKWTVIGHSWGADVGLAYSLLYPNAVDKFVSISGTGIQNDRDWKEVYNRNKNEVSEAMPHFDFPHNKVVHRTLIDSWRRFIKSPHLLKNLSEFRIPTLFVWAENDIRPAWPIQQLANLISNSSYVEVKGAEHYIWLQKDNELREILAEFLQR
- a CDS encoding HAD family hydrolase — encoded protein: MIRAVLFDLDGTLLDRDASVKKFIEFQYHRLHKWVGHVAKNVYIKRFIELDGRGYVWKDKVYRQLIQEFNITDITWEELLEDYLENFKSCCVPFPNLIRSIEELKRQNVLLGIITNGFGQFQMDNIRALGIEKYFETLLVSEWEGLKKPDPRIFHRALRKLGVEANECLFVGDHPINDVKAAQEVGMRGIWKRDEYWDKSINADYIVEGLAEIPLILEQQCHL
- a CDS encoding GNAT family N-acetyltransferase — its product is MYITKWAKREELGFMADYWYQMASEMAEIDGVPKPDTERHKRVKALFEKEWEAGKLMFRVVVDQDNQIVACAGGLLRTEYAFPLAEEQTPFGWVIAVYTEKQHRNKGLAAKLVDEVCVWLKEKGAHRARLWSSTKAREVYEKLGFSNMLDMSKSL
- a CDS encoding cysteine hydrolase family protein, with amino-acid sequence MNQALLVIDAQQDLVDGTLEENSVFNKENLLSTINRVVNMAIESDVLIVFVRDLDVAQGRGNGFQIHSSITVPPTAHIIDKQSTNAFYGTSLLELLQKQVVEHVVIMGCKTEHCIDSAVRAATTHGLDVTLVGDGHSTTDTKILSAEQVINHHNAILHGHDNVDNFSLVRNSGDDLFTPIHNNYR
- a CDS encoding M28 family metallopeptidase, with product MQSLQDRINLHLQKITHEIGSRPVGSKENHQAAEYIEDVFRTAGLEVELQEFEVPNWEVEEAYILMNGDKHEVRVNTFSEPCHAAAEVIPLCTLEELRLSSNLTGKIVFLYGELSKENYVPKGFSIYNPEHHQEVIRLLEEKNPAAVITVRMEKGSDLPIFSDWDFKIPSITITPELGVKVKNHTDALTVLIKSNRIPGKTRNVIGRIEGKRPEKIILTAHYDTVFDTNGAFDNGSGVSVMLLLAEELAHRSGLDTSFECIAFSSEEYLGLGDQVYLNDYQDSLDQAIVAINVDGVGQTIGTNNLTLMAGSSELEQLLKSIKSNFPSVEWNNPWYASNHFTFFSNGVPSIPFNCNGVSDILHTPNDQSLWICPDKLIEVYELIMEIITSIQGKTCEWTREKNK
- a CDS encoding oxidoreductase family protein, producing MLQIEVNKETLHTCVSGILETIDFQIKTWKIEAMSSRTVNFTTKGIFRLSGLADVMGEEVPWSLVVKVIQPESEEKDDTQHHNYWKREALVYQSGLLSDLPTVIRTPKCYAVEEVREDSIWIWLEELKEDNSGKWTESQFASVAKKLGIFHGAYLTGKLVPMQEWICQNWLESWIDGCKMYASNPEEFLPFVEEETEDIWSAYKLLNQNLDKHLDMLKKLPQVLSHQDLSQQNMYMDPNGENFKLIDWQYLSISSVGEELGKLFGVALSQDDIPIDRAEEYMELLFSHYVEGLGEAGWRGDTTIPMYSYYLSFACRSFWEVPKLIKLLAEPKVKPIEPDKLNLVSEIVNLQTKFGRRADNLFQQVSQNLEVNHAIFTR
- a CDS encoding CPBP family glutamic-type intramembrane protease; this encodes MVIGFWVLLVFLLVYEPIIGYFDFQKFLKKVVIDDGARVRYYVNSIIGLWMPTLFILLLILFTDLTMGQIGLSIPNINTELLGPWVTYVGLGLGSLSLLFILYYILGYHFSEKMKKQLTDKKTKEWENSSISVMLPVSKKEKKLWNYVSLTAGITEEIIYRGFLIYALTYLFPELSIWVVIVVASLIFGLAHTYQGFIVGVTRTAIVGVIFSILYIGLDSILPLILLHFLLDYIVKLGDENKQAQDS